One window of the Acaryochloris thomasi RCC1774 genome contains the following:
- a CDS encoding Uma2 family endonuclease, whose amino-acid sequence MVSAVPLVKQPVPQPVGEQRVVLRSLTWQGYLAVRQSLSSDRNTRLTYSEGTLEITMPLEIHEFSAWLIGRFIYILASELGMEIKTMGSTTLDRQVLNRSSEPDAAYYIQNQPLVAGRDVDLDQDPPPDLIVEVDITHTDIDKLRLYAAMGVPEFWRYNGEIWRVYQLQDSVYEELKRSPTFPQVPQAKLYEFLAVARMSEMKADRELREWLRSL is encoded by the coding sequence ATGGTTAGTGCCGTTCCTTTGGTTAAACAGCCTGTGCCGCAGCCGGTTGGTGAGCAGCGTGTGGTGCTGAGATCGCTTACCTGGCAGGGATATCTGGCCGTGCGACAGTCCCTTAGCTCTGATCGCAATACGCGTCTAACCTACTCCGAAGGCACGTTAGAAATTACCATGCCCCTTGAGATTCATGAGTTTTCGGCTTGGTTGATTGGGCGCTTCATTTATATTCTGGCATCAGAGCTGGGAATGGAGATCAAGACAATGGGCTCAACAACGTTGGATCGACAGGTTTTGAATCGCTCCAGTGAACCAGATGCAGCCTATTACATTCAGAATCAGCCATTAGTAGCGGGGCGGGATGTGGATTTGGATCAGGATCCACCGCCGGATTTGATTGTGGAGGTTGATATTACCCACACAGATATTGATAAGTTACGGCTGTATGCGGCAATGGGCGTGCCGGAGTTTTGGCGATATAACGGCGAGATTTGGCGAGTTTATCAGTTGCAGGATTCTGTATATGAGGAGCTGAAGAGAAGTCCAACTTTCCCACAGGTACCACAAGCAAAGCTATATGAGTTTTTGGCCGTGGCTCGGATGAGTGAGATGAAGGCTGACCGAGAGTTGCGAGAGTGGTTGCGATCTTTATAG
- a CDS encoding DUF4279 domain-containing protein, which translates to MGAGHNCQQVYLKLRDERYYWVVMVCCDAEVPEIAGGFVSPHVKICAGVYSTDVTTAEISAALSLQPTKTQAKGDPIANGLRRCPKHRWEYKPDVPDCLDFETKLRHLFGDLRTEDVRALPPTCEFFISVAYYEYQGSSGGWHLDSDVLKHLAELGGELDIDLYTSGPELPD; encoded by the coding sequence GTGGGAGCTGGTCATAACTGCCAACAGGTCTACCTAAAGCTGCGCGATGAACGCTACTACTGGGTTGTTATGGTGTGCTGCGATGCTGAGGTGCCTGAAATCGCAGGAGGTTTTGTTAGCCCTCATGTCAAGATATGCGCTGGAGTTTATAGCACAGACGTGACAACGGCAGAAATTTCTGCAGCTTTGTCACTTCAGCCAACTAAGACGCAAGCAAAAGGTGATCCAATAGCCAATGGTCTTCGACGATGTCCTAAACATCGCTGGGAATATAAGCCCGATGTCCCTGATTGTCTTGATTTTGAAACAAAGCTCAGGCATTTGTTCGGCGACTTGCGAACTGAAGACGTCAGAGCATTGCCGCCAACGTGTGAGTTCTTCATCAGTGTTGCGTACTACGAATATCAAGGTTCGTCTGGTGGCTGGCATCTTGATTCTGATGTCTTGAAGCACCTTGCTGAATTGGGCGGTGAACTAGATATTGATCTCTACACAAGCGGTCCTGAATTACCTGACTAG
- a CDS encoding Uma2 family endonuclease: MLATPQPQRMTVEAYLEWEPFQELRYEFVNGEVFAMTGGTLPHNDIAINLLTALRPQLRKQGCRINIADAKVNITPTIYRYPDLVVSCDARDRVALDAIQYPKLIVEVLSPGTEAHDRGDKFKEFRTLGSLEEYVLISSTEISVEIYRRGEGRLWLYTAYEIGDSIKLESIDFECPITLLYEDIFQFESTENKEGHSA, from the coding sequence ATGCTTGCTACTCCACAACCTCAACGAATGACGGTCGAAGCGTATCTAGAGTGGGAGCCTTTTCAAGAACTTCGCTATGAGTTTGTCAATGGCGAAGTATTCGCCATGACGGGCGGCACACTACCTCACAATGATATTGCGATTAACTTACTGACGGCTCTAAGGCCTCAGCTTCGCAAACAGGGTTGCCGCATCAATATCGCTGATGCCAAGGTCAATATTACGCCGACGATCTACCGCTATCCTGACCTCGTTGTGAGCTGTGATGCACGAGATCGGGTCGCCCTCGACGCGATCCAATATCCCAAGCTCATCGTTGAGGTCCTTTCCCCAGGAACAGAGGCACATGATCGCGGCGACAAATTCAAAGAATTCCGCACTCTAGGCAGCTTAGAAGAGTACGTATTGATTAGCTCTACAGAAATCAGCGTCGAAATTTATCGCCGAGGCGAAGGGCGACTATGGCTGTACACAGCCTATGAAATAGGAGATTCTATAAAGCTTGAAAGTATTGATTTTGAGTGCCCAATTACGCTGCTTTATGAGGATATTTTTCAATTTGAGTCGACGGAAAACAAAGAGGGTCATTCAGCCTGA
- a CDS encoding NADH dehydrogenase subunit K, with product MPPSTSDSNGQILYPASQSELPQELAENVILSSVSDLYDWARLSSLWPLLYGTACCFIEVAAMIGSRFDFDRFGLVPRSSPRQADLLITAGTVTMKMAPALVRLYEQMPEPKYVIAMGACTITGGMFSTDSYSAVRGVDKLIPVDVYLPGCPPRPEAVMDAIVKLRKKISNEDIRERGQIAQKHRYYSTAHQMKVVPPILTGEYLESATRKAPPAELAAATTMPVPALKVPETESTEA from the coding sequence ATGCCCCCATCGACCTCCGACTCCAACGGACAGATTTTATACCCCGCCTCTCAGTCAGAACTCCCCCAAGAGCTAGCTGAGAACGTCATTCTGTCATCTGTAAGCGACCTCTATGACTGGGCCAGACTCTCAAGCCTATGGCCGCTGTTGTACGGTACCGCTTGCTGCTTTATTGAAGTTGCGGCGATGATCGGCTCTCGATTTGACTTCGATCGCTTTGGCCTCGTGCCGCGTTCCAGCCCCAGGCAGGCCGACCTTTTGATCACAGCGGGCACGGTCACGATGAAGATGGCCCCAGCACTGGTACGTCTCTACGAGCAAATGCCGGAGCCTAAGTATGTGATTGCCATGGGTGCCTGCACCATTACCGGCGGCATGTTCAGTACTGATTCCTATTCAGCAGTGCGCGGCGTCGATAAGCTGATTCCCGTTGACGTCTATTTGCCAGGGTGCCCACCCCGGCCTGAGGCGGTGATGGATGCGATTGTGAAACTGCGCAAGAAGATTTCTAATGAAGATATCCGTGAGCGGGGGCAGATTGCACAGAAGCACCGCTATTACAGTACGGCTCATCAAATGAAGGTCGTACCTCCCATTTTGACGGGTGAGTATTTAGAGTCAGCGACTCGCAAAGCGCCTCCGGCAGAATTAGCGGCGGCAACGACGATGCCAGTGCCCGCTCTGAAAGTTCCAGAGACAGAGTCAACAGAGGCTTAG
- a CDS encoding DUF2339 domain-containing protein, with translation MADNVDLEKRIAHLELVVSDLQKTLEKLTVPPRLDASDPELNVRPAVSPKLLQAPQDEVVFVSDVSDAQRKQRPALKIPNLVGVNREEFWLNRLGIGLLLLGVAFLFKYSIDQGWIIPEVRVGFGLGLGCVLFFLGWRLQQQRSALSQILIGGSIGTFYITGFAAYQLYQLLAYPAAFVWMVLVTLLAFVMSWRSSQAVLAVVGAIGGLGTPFLLYSDQGSPVTLVAYTCLILIGTSGIYFYKSWQSLLWTTYIGVGMIFGWSVISSVSLGGTDNYGKWLKVAIANPDLMGIQTGFLLGWVAFAIIPIASVLFQLKRSNSTPLAALRTPTIYAIAFLTPLGLLLATGTIWGLGRQLLGWLTVAAALLYGAGGSALRQRNQLKLLGNTHWLTAVVLFSLALPAIFQGHVLLMILALEALLVHTVARRTATPQLLVPAHLLSATVSCWILVRLDATVNVPMLFNPRALADLVAMGLLLLASLMIRAKSMARLYQLVVHFELLIWLWRELAAQGAGYVTVAWGIYAIGVLIVGLRQDWSALRWTGLATLLLAVSKLILYDLANVEALWRILLSLGFGAVFLGLSYALQVLWKPKASQDISERDA, from the coding sequence ATGGCCGATAATGTAGACCTAGAAAAGCGTATTGCTCATCTGGAATTAGTCGTTTCTGATCTGCAGAAAACGCTAGAGAAGCTGACCGTCCCTCCTCGACTGGATGCTTCTGATCCCGAACTTAATGTTCGTCCTGCTGTCAGCCCTAAACTCCTTCAAGCTCCACAGGATGAGGTCGTCTTTGTCTCTGATGTCTCCGACGCTCAAAGAAAACAGAGGCCCGCTCTCAAAATCCCGAACTTAGTTGGGGTAAACCGCGAAGAATTTTGGTTGAACCGCCTCGGTATTGGCCTGCTGCTGTTAGGCGTTGCTTTCCTGTTCAAATATTCCATTGACCAGGGATGGATTATCCCGGAAGTGCGGGTGGGGTTTGGTCTCGGACTGGGTTGTGTGCTCTTTTTCTTGGGCTGGCGACTGCAGCAGCAGCGGTCTGCTCTGAGTCAAATCTTAATTGGCGGCAGTATTGGTACCTTTTACATCACAGGGTTTGCGGCTTACCAGCTCTATCAGCTCTTGGCTTATCCTGCTGCTTTTGTGTGGATGGTGTTGGTGACGCTGCTGGCGTTTGTGATGTCTTGGCGGTCCAGTCAGGCTGTTTTAGCCGTGGTCGGGGCCATTGGAGGTTTAGGGACGCCCTTTTTGCTCTACAGCGATCAGGGTAGCCCTGTGACGCTGGTTGCCTATACCTGCTTGATTTTGATCGGCACGAGCGGCATCTATTTTTATAAAAGCTGGCAGTCGCTGCTCTGGACGACCTATATCGGCGTCGGGATGATTTTTGGCTGGTCAGTTATTAGCTCTGTCTCGCTGGGAGGGACTGACAACTATGGCAAATGGTTAAAGGTTGCGATCGCAAATCCCGATCTAATGGGCATCCAAACCGGATTCTTGCTGGGGTGGGTTGCCTTTGCCATTATTCCCATCGCTAGCGTGCTGTTTCAGCTTAAACGTTCCAACTCGACGCCGTTAGCAGCATTGAGAACGCCGACGATATATGCGATCGCATTCCTAACGCCCCTTGGGTTGCTATTGGCGACGGGGACGATTTGGGGTTTGGGCCGCCAACTACTGGGGTGGCTCACGGTTGCTGCAGCCCTGCTTTACGGGGCGGGCGGCTCAGCCTTGCGACAGCGGAATCAGCTCAAACTTCTGGGTAATACGCACTGGCTAACAGCTGTTGTTCTGTTCTCACTGGCCTTGCCTGCCATTTTTCAGGGGCATGTGCTGCTCATGATCCTGGCTTTAGAGGCGTTGTTGGTTCATACTGTGGCGCGACGAACCGCAACGCCGCAGCTTTTGGTACCCGCCCATCTTCTGTCTGCCACCGTGAGTTGCTGGATTCTGGTGCGGCTGGACGCCACTGTAAACGTGCCGATGCTGTTCAATCCTCGGGCATTGGCTGACTTGGTGGCAATGGGTCTTTTGCTACTTGCCTCACTGATGATCCGGGCAAAATCGATGGCGCGGCTCTATCAGCTTGTTGTTCATTTCGAGCTGCTAATCTGGCTGTGGCGAGAGCTAGCGGCTCAAGGGGCTGGATATGTCACGGTGGCCTGGGGTATCTACGCGATTGGGGTTTTAATTGTGGGGCTACGTCAGGATTGGTCAGCGCTCCGCTGGACCGGTCTAGCAACGCTGCTGCTGGCGGTTTCTAAGCTAATCCTCTACGATCTTGCCAATGTAGAAGCGCTCTGGCGAATTTTGCTGTCTCTAGGTTTTGGGGCTGTCTTTTTAGGACTCAGTTATGCCCTCCAGGTATTGTGGAAGCCGAAGGCAAGCCAAGACATTTCTGAGCGAGATGCGTAA
- the gyrA gene encoding DNA topoisomerase (ATP-hydrolyzing) subunit A: protein MAKQLNLLSAGRVIATALSTEMEQSYLEYAMSVIVGRALPDVRDGLKPVHRRILYAMHELGLTPDRPYRKCARVVGDVLGKYHPHGDQSVYDALVRMVQSFSSRYPLVAGHGNFGSVDNDPPAAMRYTETRLSTFGNISLLEDVGEETVGFVGNFDNSQQEPTVLPAQLPTLLLNGCSGIAVGMATNIPPHNLGEIVDALIALIDRPELSPEELLEIVPGPDFPTGGEIMGQTGITEAYATGRGSITVRAVTRIEEVQPGRGRHRRPVIVVTEMPYQVNKAGCIEKIASLISQGRLEGIADLRDESDREGMRVVIELKRESDPEVVLSHLYRLTPLQSNFGVIMLAIVNGQPVQLSLKEVLQEFLDFREETLTRRYRYQLEQAQTRIHLVEGLRSALGNVDTVVEILRQAADGTTAKYELQNQLDLSDRQADAILAMPMRRLTGLEQQKLKEEFDELTTQIQGLEVLLGSRHELFKSLKQDFRALKRQHNDERRTHLQLAAAPKTVAVRSADDPVTVEISQRGYVRCLRSTPRPRSQKAAEWQEQPRDLPLRLSNTRLSDEIVTFTNSGKAYQVPLQSVPLTSNKARGVPLMTLQPESAHKEEIATYFFRSAVDPESRLILLTEQGRIKMLPWSDFADITARGLGAIKLKDDDQLRWVVPIGEESEVAIATSTGRLLRIPVTEVPEMGRTAQGNRALRLRKQEQIAGMVTLTDDSALVLLSSRGYCKRLPIDFFRIGKLGDVGSQAIQFATKTDVLISALPTTAEILVTTNQDRIAYLPTDDLPVAGREGAGRQVLKPQRGELLVGATPVFDQPDA, encoded by the coding sequence ATGGCGAAACAACTGAATCTGCTCTCTGCTGGACGGGTTATTGCCACAGCCCTGAGCACCGAGATGGAACAGTCCTACTTGGAATATGCCATGAGTGTGATTGTGGGGCGGGCGTTGCCCGATGTCCGTGATGGTCTCAAGCCCGTGCATCGACGCATTCTGTATGCCATGCATGAGCTAGGGCTAACGCCAGACCGCCCTTATCGCAAATGCGCGCGTGTCGTAGGAGACGTGCTAGGTAAATACCATCCCCACGGCGATCAGTCAGTCTACGACGCTTTAGTGCGGATGGTGCAGAGCTTTTCCAGTCGCTATCCGCTGGTGGCGGGGCACGGAAATTTTGGCTCTGTGGATAATGACCCTCCGGCGGCAATGCGGTATACCGAAACGCGGCTCTCTACCTTCGGCAACATCAGCCTGCTAGAAGATGTCGGGGAAGAGACGGTTGGCTTTGTCGGCAACTTTGATAATTCACAGCAGGAACCCACGGTTTTACCCGCTCAGCTCCCGACACTGCTGCTGAATGGTTGTTCTGGCATTGCGGTGGGGATGGCAACCAACATTCCGCCTCATAACCTGGGTGAGATTGTTGATGCTTTGATTGCCCTCATTGATCGCCCCGAACTCAGTCCTGAGGAGTTGCTAGAAATTGTGCCCGGTCCCGACTTCCCGACGGGGGGCGAAATTATGGGGCAGACGGGCATTACGGAAGCCTATGCGACAGGACGCGGCAGCATTACGGTAAGGGCCGTCACCCGCATTGAGGAGGTGCAGCCGGGACGAGGTCGCCATCGCCGTCCGGTGATTGTAGTAACAGAGATGCCCTACCAGGTAAATAAGGCAGGGTGCATCGAGAAAATTGCGTCGCTGATTAGCCAAGGCCGTCTGGAGGGAATCGCTGATCTGCGGGATGAGAGCGACCGTGAAGGGATGCGGGTGGTGATTGAGCTGAAGCGTGAGAGTGACCCAGAAGTTGTGCTTTCACACCTGTACCGCCTGACGCCGCTGCAGTCTAACTTTGGCGTCATTATGTTGGCGATTGTCAATGGACAGCCTGTTCAGCTTTCGTTGAAAGAGGTGCTGCAGGAGTTCCTTGACTTTCGGGAAGAGACGCTGACTCGTCGCTATCGCTATCAGCTTGAGCAGGCTCAAACGCGTATTCACCTGGTAGAGGGACTGCGTTCGGCCTTAGGTAACGTAGATACTGTTGTTGAGATTCTGCGGCAAGCAGCAGATGGCACGACGGCCAAGTATGAGCTGCAGAATCAGCTTGATTTAAGCGATCGCCAAGCCGATGCGATTTTGGCGATGCCGATGCGACGCTTAACGGGATTGGAACAGCAAAAATTAAAAGAAGAGTTTGATGAGCTAACCACTCAAATCCAAGGTTTAGAGGTGCTGCTCGGTAGTCGCCACGAACTTTTCAAATCGCTTAAGCAGGATTTTCGAGCACTGAAGCGCCAGCACAACGATGAGCGCCGCACCCATCTTCAGTTGGCGGCGGCACCAAAGACCGTGGCGGTTCGCTCTGCTGACGATCCGGTCACGGTAGAGATCAGTCAGCGCGGTTATGTTCGCTGTCTTCGTTCTACGCCCCGGCCCCGTTCACAGAAGGCGGCGGAGTGGCAGGAACAGCCCCGCGATTTGCCCCTGCGTCTGTCTAATACGCGATTGTCTGATGAAATTGTCACCTTTACGAACAGCGGTAAGGCCTACCAGGTGCCGCTACAGTCGGTGCCGCTGACTTCGAATAAGGCCCGTGGCGTGCCATTGATGACGCTGCAGCCTGAGAGCGCTCACAAGGAAGAGATTGCAACCTACTTTTTTAGATCTGCGGTTGATCCTGAATCTCGCCTGATTTTGTTGACGGAGCAGGGGCGGATCAAGATGCTGCCCTGGTCTGATTTCGCCGATATTACGGCGCGCGGATTAGGGGCGATTAAGCTCAAGGATGATGATCAGCTTCGCTGGGTGGTGCCCATTGGGGAGGAGAGTGAAGTTGCGATCGCAACTTCAACAGGTCGCCTCCTACGCATCCCCGTCACCGAAGTTCCTGAAATGGGCCGCACCGCTCAAGGGAACCGGGCTTTGCGACTCCGCAAGCAGGAACAAATTGCAGGCATGGTGACCCTTACGGATGATAGCGCCCTCGTGCTGCTCTCCAGTCGCGGCTACTGCAAACGTCTACCGATCGATTTCTTCCGTATTGGAAAGCTGGGTGATGTGGGCAGTCAAGCCATTCAATTTGCCACTAAAACCGATGTACTCATTTCGGCTTTGCCCACCACCGCCGAGATTTTAGTCACCACCAATCAAGATCGGATCGCCTATCTCCCCACCGATGATTTGCCCGTTGCGGGGAGAGAGGGGGCGGGACGGCAAGTTCTGAAGCCCCAGCGCGGAGAACTACTCGTAGGTGCCACACCGGTCTTCGATCAACCGGATGCCTAA
- a CDS encoding cytochrome P450, with protein MDQPLKNWTVFSDEQSPPEQLSEPPRRPKWTDTLAYIADPDQFCRHNLAQYGPVFKTSVFGGTTVFVGSAEAIQMTFNGDADYTEIGLPATTMDMFGEFSLFQRPDLHRQRKSAVRPAFSGNMLADYCAKIHPLLTEHLQSWDASQPIALTPLLEDFVFDLLVLQLLGIPLSQGDVALTGLPISTKAELKRQYQTFFDGFYGLVKWQSPLTTFGRGKRARAKLIDFMRALIQQRRQTPLEPATDFLSMMLASQQENPDSVFSDDLIENQCLLQLWASHYEVSILLSSWMYQLGQYPQCIKQVRAEQVAVLGKEEHLEALSMEQLKPLMFLDATIKETLRLLPPSSTATRKLTKSVALDGVLFKAGWNVIAEPRIAHAIEAYFANPDQFKPERFLPEQGEGRMYEFIPFGGGVHACLGAQLAIATAKIFILHLLQRFDWDLMGDADFIQFPLKRIKSNYRIKLQAREEVTCL; from the coding sequence ATGGATCAACCCCTCAAAAACTGGACCGTGTTCTCTGATGAGCAATCGCCGCCAGAACAGCTTTCTGAGCCACCCCGTCGTCCAAAGTGGACGGATACCCTTGCTTATATTGCCGACCCTGATCAGTTCTGCCGTCACAATCTAGCCCAATACGGCCCCGTCTTTAAAACCAGCGTCTTTGGTGGAACGACGGTCTTTGTCGGTTCTGCCGAAGCCATTCAAATGACCTTCAATGGCGATGCTGACTATACAGAAATTGGCTTGCCCGCCACCACAATGGATATGTTTGGCGAGTTTAGCTTATTTCAGCGACCTGATTTACATCGCCAACGGAAAAGTGCTGTGCGGCCTGCCTTCAGCGGTAATATGCTAGCCGACTACTGCGCTAAGATTCATCCGTTGCTCACAGAACATCTGCAGAGCTGGGATGCGTCTCAGCCTATTGCCCTCACGCCGTTGCTGGAAGACTTCGTTTTTGATCTATTGGTCCTGCAGCTCTTAGGAATTCCGCTCAGTCAAGGAGACGTTGCTTTAACCGGACTCCCGATCTCTACGAAGGCTGAACTGAAGCGGCAATATCAAACCTTTTTTGATGGTTTCTATGGCCTCGTTAAATGGCAGTCGCCTTTGACCACCTTTGGCCGTGGCAAGCGGGCTAGGGCTAAGCTTATCGACTTTATGCGCGCTTTGATTCAACAGCGTCGGCAGACACCTCTGGAACCCGCTACTGATTTCTTATCCATGATGCTAGCGAGTCAGCAAGAGAATCCAGACAGCGTCTTTAGCGATGATTTGATCGAAAATCAGTGCTTACTGCAGCTTTGGGCTTCTCACTACGAAGTCTCTATTTTGCTGTCCTCCTGGATGTACCAATTGGGTCAATACCCCCAATGCATTAAGCAGGTGCGAGCCGAGCAGGTTGCTGTCCTTGGTAAAGAGGAGCATCTAGAAGCGCTGTCGATGGAACAACTGAAGCCCCTAATGTTTTTAGATGCCACGATCAAGGAGACGCTACGGTTGTTGCCGCCTAGTTCTACGGCCACCCGCAAATTGACGAAGTCGGTTGCCCTAGATGGAGTGCTGTTCAAGGCCGGCTGGAATGTGATTGCTGAACCCCGAATTGCCCACGCCATTGAGGCTTATTTTGCGAATCCCGATCAGTTCAAGCCGGAACGGTTTCTGCCAGAGCAGGGTGAAGGTCGGATGTATGAGTTTATTCCATTTGGTGGGGGTGTTCATGCCTGTTTGGGAGCGCAACTTGCGATCGCGACTGCAAAGATCTTCATCCTTCACCTGCTGCAGCGATTTGACTGGGACTTAATGGGCGACGCCGACTTTATTCAGTTTCCGCTCAAGAGAATCAAGAGCAACTACCGCATCAAGCTGCAGGCTCGAGAGGAAGTGACTTGCTTATGA
- a CDS encoding Uma2 family endonuclease, with translation MAVATDKLIQQQPLSFEAFLAHYGESNRYELIDGEVFDLEPTGQHEEVSAFINTKICVQIDQANLPYFVLQRGLLRPSNAAMTAFRPDVAVIDRTELAKEPLWLEQSILTLGSSIKFVVEVVSSNWQNDYARKVEDYAALGIREYWIADYAGLGGIRHIGKPKQPTLSVCTLVDGEYEIQMLRGNQTIVSSTFPNLNLTAAMVLNAGNV, from the coding sequence ATGGCCGTTGCAACCGACAAACTGATACAACAGCAGCCTCTGAGCTTTGAAGCATTCCTAGCTCATTATGGCGAAAGCAACCGCTACGAACTCATTGACGGAGAGGTGTTTGACTTGGAGCCAACCGGTCAACATGAGGAAGTCTCAGCTTTCATCAACACAAAAATCTGCGTCCAAATAGATCAAGCGAATCTGCCTTATTTTGTTCTTCAGCGCGGACTGTTGCGCCCCTCAAATGCAGCGATGACAGCATTTCGGCCTGATGTCGCCGTCATTGATCGTACAGAGCTGGCAAAAGAACCATTGTGGCTAGAGCAGTCTATTCTGACGTTGGGCAGTTCAATTAAATTTGTCGTAGAAGTGGTGAGTAGCAATTGGCAAAATGACTATGCCCGCAAGGTCGAAGACTACGCAGCTTTGGGCATTCGTGAATATTGGATTGCAGACTACGCAGGCTTAGGCGGGATTCGACACATTGGGAAGCCTAAACAACCCACTCTTTCTGTCTGTACGTTAGTGGATGGAGAATACGAAATTCAGATGCTTCGAGGCAATCAGACTATTGTTTCATCCACTTTCCCTAATCTGAACCTGACTGCTGCAATGGTTTTGAACGCTGGAAACGTCTAA
- the pdxH gene encoding pyridoxamine 5'-phosphate oxidase, whose amino-acid sequence MNSASSEGRSVEIADLRQDYRYKALLESDVSADPFQQFQLWFDQAVEAELPEPNAMTLATVTTDGRPAARMVLLKGCSPEGFMLYTNYHSRKGQELAQTPYAALVFWWAELERQVRVEGAISKISDAETEAYFHRRPRGSQIGAWASEQSAVICDRNILETRLRDLEQQYQDQPIPRPPHWGGYRLMPNLIEFWQGRPNRLHDRLCYRLSDQQWKIERLSP is encoded by the coding sequence ATGAATTCGGCAAGTTCTGAAGGACGTTCAGTGGAGATTGCAGACCTCCGACAGGACTATCGATACAAGGCTCTTTTGGAATCTGATGTTTCGGCAGATCCGTTCCAGCAGTTTCAGCTTTGGTTTGATCAGGCGGTGGAGGCTGAGTTACCCGAACCGAATGCAATGACGTTGGCGACGGTCACTACTGACGGGAGACCTGCCGCTCGGATGGTGTTGCTCAAGGGCTGCAGTCCCGAAGGGTTCATGCTGTATACCAACTATCACAGCCGGAAGGGGCAAGAATTAGCCCAAACGCCATACGCAGCGCTAGTGTTTTGGTGGGCTGAGTTAGAGCGTCAGGTTCGGGTTGAGGGGGCGATCAGCAAGATCTCTGATGCTGAGACGGAGGCTTATTTTCACCGTCGGCCCCGTGGGAGTCAGATTGGGGCCTGGGCGTCGGAGCAGAGTGCGGTGATTTGCGATCGCAACATCTTAGAAACTCGCCTCCGCGACCTAGAGCAGCAGTACCAAGATCAGCCCATCCCCCGACCACCACACTGGGGCGGCTATCGACTGATGCCTAATCTAATTGAATTCTGGCAAGGTCGCCCCAACCGACTCCACGATCGTCTTTGCTATCGACTCTCGGACCAGCAATGGAAAATTGAGCGTCTGTCGCCTTAG
- a CDS encoding four-carbon acid sugar kinase family protein, translating to MAKYPKIIVFDDDPTGSQTVHSCLLLLQWDVETLRVGLRDPSPLLFILTNTRANPPTVAAQITQEVCRNLKAAVTAEAIQDYLVVSRSDSTLRGHYPLETDIIAQELGPFDAHFLVPAFLEGGRITQESIHYVLTRGKRIPVEQTEFAQDPVFGFQHSYLPDYVAEKTQGRITASQVERFLEPVELKRLLQLKDNQCVVVDAQVQTDLDQFAVQVLQATQQGKRFLFRSAASLLTALAQLPPQPVPAEQIGQYRRSVNPGIFIVGSHVQKTTQQLSHLLKQPETIGIEIDVARLSMDLSSEVMKQVRMAYEQGKTLVVFTSRQALSFADAETQLQFGQTVSSFLTTIVHNLPEVGYLVSKGGITSNAILTEGLQLKQVRLLGQVLPGCCLVRTAAEHPTFPELPVVLCPGNVGEIDTLTEIYERFRAYR from the coding sequence ATGGCGAAATATCCTAAAATTATCGTTTTCGATGATGATCCCACCGGTTCACAGACGGTGCATAGTTGCCTGCTGCTGCTGCAATGGGATGTGGAAACGCTGAGAGTGGGGCTTCGAGATCCGTCCCCGCTATTGTTCATTCTCACCAATACCCGCGCCAATCCCCCAACCGTCGCGGCCCAAATTACACAAGAGGTCTGCCGGAATCTAAAGGCGGCAGTGACCGCTGAGGCGATTCAAGACTACCTTGTCGTCAGTCGATCAGATTCGACCCTCAGGGGGCACTATCCTCTGGAGACCGATATTATTGCTCAAGAATTGGGTCCATTTGATGCCCATTTTTTGGTGCCCGCCTTTCTGGAAGGGGGACGGATCACACAGGAGAGCATCCACTACGTGCTCACAAGGGGAAAACGCATTCCAGTTGAACAAACGGAATTTGCCCAAGATCCTGTATTTGGCTTTCAGCACAGCTACCTTCCTGACTATGTAGCCGAGAAAACCCAGGGGCGTATTACCGCTAGCCAAGTCGAGCGCTTTTTAGAGCCAGTGGAGCTGAAGCGCTTGCTGCAGCTCAAAGACAATCAGTGTGTAGTGGTAGATGCCCAAGTTCAGACTGACCTCGATCAGTTTGCGGTTCAGGTACTACAGGCCACTCAGCAGGGAAAACGATTCCTATTTCGCAGTGCGGCGAGTTTGCTGACGGCTCTGGCACAACTCCCACCCCAGCCGGTGCCGGCAGAGCAAATAGGCCAATACCGACGTTCTGTAAATCCAGGCATTTTTATTGTCGGATCTCATGTCCAAAAAACAACGCAACAGCTCAGCCATCTCTTGAAGCAGCCAGAGACAATTGGCATTGAGATCGATGTAGCTCGACTGAGCATGGACCTCTCCAGCGAAGTTATGAAGCAGGTGAGAATGGCTTACGAGCAAGGTAAAACGCTTGTGGTTTTCACAAGTCGCCAAGCATTGTCCTTTGCCGATGCAGAAACCCAACTACAGTTTGGACAAACCGTGTCTTCATTTTTGACGACGATCGTGCACAATCTGCCCGAGGTGGGGTATCTCGTCAGCAAAGGGGGAATAACCTCGAACGCGATTTTGACTGAGGGGCTACAGCTCAAGCAGGTTCGATTGCTGGGGCAAGTTCTTCCCGGTTGCTGCTTGGTACGGACGGCTGCTGAGCATCCCACATTCCCCGAGCTTCCCGTCGTACTTTGTCCAGGGAATGTAGGGGAGATAGACACGCTCACGGAGATCTATGAGCGATTTAGGGCTTACAGATAG